A window of Cyclopterus lumpus isolate fCycLum1 chromosome 14, fCycLum1.pri, whole genome shotgun sequence contains these coding sequences:
- the LOC117742660 gene encoding olfactory receptor 146-like, giving the protein MDNYTFNSLTLQLEGVNVSKDTLYPVFLFFFFAYIFIMLLNIGIAILIFIDKNLHQPMYLLFCNLPFNDILGNSIMVPRLLIDMMKPSSQRFISYYECVAQAFSTHMFGTTSLTVLMIMAFDRYVAISNPLRYASIMTNKMVMKLTVSAWGVALVLVGILLGLTIRLNRCRTLIMNPFCDNASLFKLSCESVFINNVYGLTFTVVLFTCSIGSMVITYTKITVVCLTSNSKSLNSKALKTCSTHLVVFLIMLISGFIVIILHRFPQYSDYRKLSAILFHIIPGSLNPIIYGVQSAEICKSLSKLFRSKPVMPLF; this is encoded by the coding sequence ATGGATAACTACACATTCAACAGCCTAACCCTCCAGCTGGAGGGAGTGAATGTCTCAAAGGACACTCTCTACcccgtctttctctttttctttttcgccTACATTTTTATAATGCTTTTGAACATTGGCATTGCTATTCTGATTTTCATTGACAAGAACCTTCACCAGCCCATGTATCTCCTTTTCTGCAACTTGCCCTTTAACGACATCCTTGGAAATTCTATCATGGTTCCCCGTTTGCTTATTGACATGATGAAGCCTTCCTCTCAGCGCTTCATCAGTTATTATGAATGTGTGGCTCAAGCTTTCAGCACACACATGTTTGGTACCACTAGTCTCACTGTGCTCATGATTATGGCCTTTGACAGATATGTGGCCATCAGTAATCCTCTGCGCTATGCTTCCATAATGACCAACAAAATGGTGATGAAGCTGACGGTGTCTGCCTGGGGAGTGGCCCTTGTATTGGTGGGGATTCTACTCGGTCTGACCATACGACTGAACCGATGTAGGACTTTGATCATGAATCCTTTCTGTGACAATGCCTCACTGTTTAAACTCTCCTGTGAGAGCGTGTTTATTAATAATGTCTATGGCCTCACTTTCACCGTGGTCCTGTTCACATGTTCTATCGGCAGCATGGTTATCACTTATACAAAGATTACAGTCGTCTGTCTCACCAGTAATAGCAAGTCTTTGAACAGTAAAGCCTTGAAGACCTGCAGCACTCATCTGGTTGTGTTTCTGATCATGTTGATCAGTGGGTTTATTGTCATTATTCTGCATCGCTTCCCTCAGTACTCAGACTACAGGAAGCTTTCTGCCATTCTGTTTCATATCATCCCTGGCAGCCTCAACCCCATTATTTATGGTGTGCAGTCTGCAGAAATCTGCAAATCCTTGTCAAAATTGTTTAGATCCAAACCAGTTATGCCGTTATTCTGA